A section of the Papio anubis isolate 15944 chromosome 4, Panubis1.0, whole genome shotgun sequence genome encodes:
- the TMBIM7P gene encoding protein lifeguard 1 isoform X3: MKLDLEVSEPIDFGSGDHQHLIRKAADKSIQSESGERYTPSSSAGPQETREKPRPKGTEQLNTYVVEISDDITPGDSNATLGNPFSDASVRRAFIIKVFLLLSAQLLLTAVITSVFIFWEALKVWVLKNPWFIYATFPAFFVVLIILACCGNLRRQVPANYILLGFFWDFTLLNGVLFVFCFVLLIYGIILIFVRSYWLHLLYAGLGTVLFSFYLVMDVQLMLGGHHHYSLDPEEYVFAALNIYLDIINLFIFILRLIGLGR; encoded by the exons GAAATTGGACTTGGAGGTCAGCGAACCAATAGACTTTGGTTCTGGAGATCATCAACATCTGATTCGGAAAGCAGCAGATAAAAGCATCCAGTCCGAATCTGGTGAGCGCTACACACCTTCATCTTCAGCTGGGCCACAAGAAACTCGGGAGAAGCCACGGCCAAAGGGCACCGAGCAGTTGAATACCTATGTGGTAGAAATTTCAGATGACATCACCCCAGGTGATAGCAATGCAACTTTAGGCAATCCTTTCTCAGATGCATCTGTCCGCAGAG CTTTCATTATCAAAGTGTTCCTCCTCCTGTCAGCTCAGCTGTTGCTCACTGCGGTAATTACCAGTGTGTTTATTTTCTG ggaGGCTTTAAAAGTTTGGGTGCTCAAAAACCCCTGGTTCATCTATGCAACCTT CCCAGCATTTTTTGTGGTACTGATTATACTTGCTTGCTGTGGGAATCTCCGCCGTCAGGTGCCTGCAAATTACATTCTCCTGGGATTCTTT TGGGATTTTACCTTGCTAAATGGAGTGCTGTTCGTTTTCTGCTTCGTGCTTTTAATCTATGGAATTATCTTAATCTTCGTGCGATCATAT TGGCTGCATCTATTGTATGCTGGACTCGGAACTGTGCTCTTCTCATTC TACTTGGTGATGGATGTGCAGCTCATGCTGGGAGGGCACCACCATTATTCCCTGGACCCTGAAGAATATGTTTTTGCTGCCCTGAACATCTACTTGGACATCATcaaccttttcatttttattctgcgTCTGATTGGACTGGGACGGTAG
- the TMBIM7P gene encoding protein lifeguard 1 isoform X1: MKLDLEVSEPIDFGSGDHQHLIRKAADKSIQSESGERYTPSSSAGPQETREKPRPKGTEQLNTYVVEISDDITPGDSNATLGNPFSDASVRRAFIIKVFLLLSAQLLLTAVITSVFIFWEALKVWVLKNPWFIYATFPAFFVVLIILACCGNLRRQVPANYILLGFFTALEGLLLGAISVFYKAEEVLWATAATTLVTLALTLFALQTKWDFTLLNGVLFVFCFVLLIYGIILIFVRSYWLHLLYAGLGTVLFSFYLVMDVQLMLGGHHHYSLDPEEYVFAALNIYLDIINLFIFILRLIGLGR; the protein is encoded by the exons GAAATTGGACTTGGAGGTCAGCGAACCAATAGACTTTGGTTCTGGAGATCATCAACATCTGATTCGGAAAGCAGCAGATAAAAGCATCCAGTCCGAATCTGGTGAGCGCTACACACCTTCATCTTCAGCTGGGCCACAAGAAACTCGGGAGAAGCCACGGCCAAAGGGCACCGAGCAGTTGAATACCTATGTGGTAGAAATTTCAGATGACATCACCCCAGGTGATAGCAATGCAACTTTAGGCAATCCTTTCTCAGATGCATCTGTCCGCAGAG CTTTCATTATCAAAGTGTTCCTCCTCCTGTCAGCTCAGCTGTTGCTCACTGCGGTAATTACCAGTGTGTTTATTTTCTG ggaGGCTTTAAAAGTTTGGGTGCTCAAAAACCCCTGGTTCATCTATGCAACCTT CCCAGCATTTTTTGTGGTACTGATTATACTTGCTTGCTGTGGGAATCTCCGCCGTCAGGTGCCTGCAAATTACATTCTCCTGGGATTCTTT acagcTCTTGAAGGTCTGCTGCTAGGAGCCATATCAGT TTTCTACAAGGCCGAGGAAGTGTTATGGGCAACAGCTGCAACCACTCTGGTGACACTAGCACTCACTTTGTTTGCTCTACAAACAAAA TGGGATTTTACCTTGCTAAATGGAGTGCTGTTCGTTTTCTGCTTCGTGCTTTTAATCTATGGAATTATCTTAATCTTCGTGCGATCATAT TGGCTGCATCTATTGTATGCTGGACTCGGAACTGTGCTCTTCTCATTC TACTTGGTGATGGATGTGCAGCTCATGCTGGGAGGGCACCACCATTATTCCCTGGACCCTGAAGAATATGTTTTTGCTGCCCTGAACATCTACTTGGACATCATcaaccttttcatttttattctgcgTCTGATTGGACTGGGACGGTAG
- the TMBIM7P gene encoding protein lifeguard 1 isoform X4, producing the protein MKLDLEVSEPIDFGSGDHQHLIRKAADKSIQSESAFIIKVFLLLSAQLLLTAVITSVFIFWEALKVWVLKNPWFIYATFPAFFVVLIILACCGNLRRQVPANYILLGFFTALEGLLLGAISVFYKAEEVLWATAATTLVTLALTLFALQTKWDFTLLNGVLFVFCFVLLIYGIILIFVRSYWLHLLYAGLGTVLFSFYLVMDVQLMLGGHHHYSLDPEEYVFAALNIYLDIINLFIFILRLIGLGR; encoded by the exons GAAATTGGACTTGGAGGTCAGCGAACCAATAGACTTTGGTTCTGGAGATCATCAACATCTGATTCGGAAAGCAGCAGATAAAAGCATCCAGTCCGAATCTG CTTTCATTATCAAAGTGTTCCTCCTCCTGTCAGCTCAGCTGTTGCTCACTGCGGTAATTACCAGTGTGTTTATTTTCTG ggaGGCTTTAAAAGTTTGGGTGCTCAAAAACCCCTGGTTCATCTATGCAACCTT CCCAGCATTTTTTGTGGTACTGATTATACTTGCTTGCTGTGGGAATCTCCGCCGTCAGGTGCCTGCAAATTACATTCTCCTGGGATTCTTT acagcTCTTGAAGGTCTGCTGCTAGGAGCCATATCAGT TTTCTACAAGGCCGAGGAAGTGTTATGGGCAACAGCTGCAACCACTCTGGTGACACTAGCACTCACTTTGTTTGCTCTACAAACAAAA TGGGATTTTACCTTGCTAAATGGAGTGCTGTTCGTTTTCTGCTTCGTGCTTTTAATCTATGGAATTATCTTAATCTTCGTGCGATCATAT TGGCTGCATCTATTGTATGCTGGACTCGGAACTGTGCTCTTCTCATTC TACTTGGTGATGGATGTGCAGCTCATGCTGGGAGGGCACCACCATTATTCCCTGGACCCTGAAGAATATGTTTTTGCTGCCCTGAACATCTACTTGGACATCATcaaccttttcatttttattctgcgTCTGATTGGACTGGGACGGTAG
- the TMBIM7P gene encoding protein lifeguard 1 isoform X2: MKLDLEVSEPIDFGSGDHQHLIRKAADKSIQSESGERYTPSSSAGPQETREKPRPKGTEQLNTYVVEISDDITPGDSNATLGNPFSDASVRRAFIIKVFLLLSAQLLLTAVITSVFIFWEALKVWVLKNPWFIYATFPAFFVVLIILACCGNLRRQVPANYILLGFFTALEGLLLGAISVFYKAEEVLWATAATTLVTLALTLFALQTKWDFTLLNGVLFVFCFVLLIYGIILIFVRSYWLHLLYAGLGTVLFSFIIWDTYFIEMYNLSG; this comes from the exons GAAATTGGACTTGGAGGTCAGCGAACCAATAGACTTTGGTTCTGGAGATCATCAACATCTGATTCGGAAAGCAGCAGATAAAAGCATCCAGTCCGAATCTGGTGAGCGCTACACACCTTCATCTTCAGCTGGGCCACAAGAAACTCGGGAGAAGCCACGGCCAAAGGGCACCGAGCAGTTGAATACCTATGTGGTAGAAATTTCAGATGACATCACCCCAGGTGATAGCAATGCAACTTTAGGCAATCCTTTCTCAGATGCATCTGTCCGCAGAG CTTTCATTATCAAAGTGTTCCTCCTCCTGTCAGCTCAGCTGTTGCTCACTGCGGTAATTACCAGTGTGTTTATTTTCTG ggaGGCTTTAAAAGTTTGGGTGCTCAAAAACCCCTGGTTCATCTATGCAACCTT CCCAGCATTTTTTGTGGTACTGATTATACTTGCTTGCTGTGGGAATCTCCGCCGTCAGGTGCCTGCAAATTACATTCTCCTGGGATTCTTT acagcTCTTGAAGGTCTGCTGCTAGGAGCCATATCAGT TTTCTACAAGGCCGAGGAAGTGTTATGGGCAACAGCTGCAACCACTCTGGTGACACTAGCACTCACTTTGTTTGCTCTACAAACAAAA TGGGATTTTACCTTGCTAAATGGAGTGCTGTTCGTTTTCTGCTTCGTGCTTTTAATCTATGGAATTATCTTAATCTTCGTGCGATCATAT TGGCTGCATCTATTGTATGCTGGACTCGGAACTGTGCTCTTCTCATTC atcaTTTGGGACACTTATTTCATAGAAATGTACAATTTAAGTGGctaa